The Candidatus Binataceae bacterium genome contains the following window.
GCCGGGGAACCTTGACGGCCAGGATGTAACCATCGTCACTGACGGTGGGTGCTCCCTGCGCGAGATTTTGCCCGCTTGAGTCGATGACCGCGAGTTGCGCGAAGAGTTTCTCAATGGGCGCGTCATACTTGATCCGTACCTCGGAGGGCGGCTCATTGAGGGTTTGGCCGGCGGCCGGAGCCTCCGACTCGGGGAAGGAGTGAGCCGAGACCAGCGCCGTGCTGGCGGCCAGGACACTCAGCAGTCCCGCGGTCGCCGCCATTAAAGTGGAAGCTCTCATTCCGGAAATCCTTTATTGATGGTCCAGTTTCCCAGTCGTGGGATGAATGAATCGTAGAAGATATCTAGCAATCCAAGTATCGCCGCATGGTTGCTCGAGACCGTTGCTTGGTTGAGCGCGAGTTGCGTGCCCAGTGCCAACTCAAAATGGTAACTCACGTAGCTAATGCCAGGCGTCGCCAGAAGGGTGGGAAAAGTTTGGCCACGGGGCCCCCTTATCAGCTGGTCGTAGTTAAACTCGTTGAAGAGATACAGGTTGCGAAAAGGCCACTTGAGCCCGATGTCCTGAACATTGTTGCTCAGATAGGGCAGCGAGTACTCGATGACCGCGTCAGCAAACATATGATGGTTAGTAGGTCCTCCGACGGCTGGCACGTAACCGAAATCGCTCTGGATGCCGAACGGCCGCATGTACTTAACCCAAGGCGAGTTCGGAAGGTCGCCCATTGCCTTTTCCCAAAGGAAGACCGGGCCCAGGGCGGTATGGCTGGATGATTGAATCCCGGTGTTCCCGGTGGGCAACTGCAGCTGCAGCGCTAGCGAAGTCAGGAACTCGTGCTTCAGCGAGTAGAAGAGGGCGTATTTGGCAAAGGTGGTCAGTCCGAAAAAGCCCTGTTGGCTCGGTCCATGGTACGGTGATTGGTGCTCCCAGCCGGTGCCGATCCCCATGCTGACCCGCGGCATCTGATTGTCATCGATCCAAAGCACCTTCTCGATCGACCAGGATATCGAATAGTTGTTGGCGCTGCTGTCCTTGACCCACGCGGGCATGAAGTCCAGTTCGTTGGCGGGAGTCGGGTCCTGCGTAACCAACGGTTCCAGGAATACATAGTCGCCAACCACACCGTGCGCCCATGCTTGTCGTGCTGCCAGATTTAGATTCGTGATCGAAAGCACGACCACGAACACAATGCTCTTGCGCATGAAATCCTCATCTGCGTCGAAACCTAATCGGCGCGCCGTTAAACGCAGCTGGGCGCGACGATGCCGCGTCTCAAAGAATGTCCCAAGGAATCCGCTAGGCGAGCGGCTTCGGTGGGGGAGGATCCGGAGTGAAAATAAAGTCGATCAATCTCGCCAGGGGTCTCTCAACGATCGACTGGCGCGGAAAGATCGCGGACAGAGATATCCCCGATGCTGATCGCGCGGGGATT
Protein-coding sequences here:
- a CDS encoding copper resistance CopC family protein, whose amino-acid sequence is MRASTLMAATAGLLSVLAASTALVSAHSFPESEAPAAGQTLNEPPSEVRIKYDAPIEKLFAQLAVIDSSGQNLAQGAPTVSDDGYILAVKVPRLKPGNYLVKWRVVGIDTHHTEGSYSFSVASGS